The sequence below is a genomic window from Chroogloeocystis siderophila 5.2 s.c.1.
TTGGAGTAGCTAAACCGAAAGGTAATATAACTGACCAAATCCCAAAACCTAAAAAAGCTAATATTACTGTCGCAACATTAAGGCTGATTCCTTGAAGAACATTAATCAAAGCTATGATATTCAGCCTATTTTCTCTCCTGATCAATGAAGATTGCACAGATCCAACTGGTAGTAATAGATAACCTAAAGCTATAAAGCAAATAGGTAAAATCAGATTATTATCGTTGTAGAACCACGCAAGCGGAAAAGCTGCAATACACTGGATAATAAAAACAGCTACGAATAAGATCCAGTTCATCCAATATGCTGTGTTGCATAAAACTTTGAGGTCTTTATCAGATGCTTGGATAATTTTTGCATCAATAGCAGAGGAAAACGTAGCAGCAAAATCATGCGTAATTAAAATAATTGCTATAAGACCGTAGTCGTAAGAACTTAGTAGACGAGCTAAAGTAACAGTTGTAGCTAAACGAAAAACACGATTAACTAGTTCGGCTCCACCAAGCCAGCCCATGTTACGTACAAACTGACCAGAGAGCTTCCATTTCAATTTATGAGCTACTACCCTTGCTTTTTTAATACTAATTGTCATTGTTTGTCTTAAGCCTAAATATTTAAAAATATTGTGTAGATGCTAATTTTTCATGGTAGAAGTATTACTTAGGTGAGAAGTAACTTAATTAAATCTTAAGATATATTTACTGATAATCTATTTTTATCTACTCTTCTTCAAAATCTCTTCATTAAACCACAGTAATAGTAAAATTATTACTAACTTCTTTTACAAAAACTATTACTATGAGCTTGCATTAGGTAGTGATTGATGTTACATAGAGTTAACCCTTAATACATTTTGATAACTCTGACCGTGGGTTAACTCAGATACTATGTAATGCTGGTAATGAATATTTATACTGACTGCTGATACTCTTCTGTGATTAGAGTACGGTTTTGGATTGCTCCTACGATTTTTATAGCTACATCTTTAAGCCGAGAGTGTAAAGATCTCGGTAACAAAAATAATGAGTAAGCAGCAGCTAAAGTCATAAGTGTACGATGTGGCTCTTCAATTAAAATCTGCCAGTATGTAAACAAGGCTCTATGTATTAACTCTATTGCTGTTGATTTTGCTTCTAAAGTTACTGCTCTTCTAGTTAAATGTCGTAGTTGATATGCCATAGCTGGAGCTTTCCACTGACGCATAGACTGTGCAGGAGTATATGCTTGAGCCTTATCCAATAATGTTTCCCAAGATCTAAGTTTTTTCAAAATCTGCGCAGAAAATCCATGAGGATTTACTCGATAGAGCGTTAGTGCTGCTGCAACTCCTTCTATTTTCCATTTTGTCTGAATAGCAATTCGTAGCCAGCATTCAACATCTTCTGATGGATGTAAGTTTCTATCTTCGTTAAAGTAAAAGTCTTCCATTGTACCATCAAGCTCATTTTTAAACTTGATTTCTGCAAAAACCTCTCTTCTAAAAACTGCCGCAGAACCATTGCCGATTGGCGTACGACATAGTAAATCTAACGGAGTAATATCTTTAAGCTTGGACATTTGATATAGCTTTAAGGGCTTTCCTTCTTCATCAATAAAGGCAGAGCGGCTAAAGCTGACTCCAACATTTGGTGAATTTTCTAAATGTTCAATATGTTTTTCTAATTTCTGCGGTAACCATAAGTCGTCTGCATCTAAAAATGCTAAGTACTCTCCTTGACTATGACGAATACCTGTATTTCTTGCTGCTGCTACTCCTCGATTCTTTTGACAAATAATCTTGATTCTAGGATCGTTAAAATTTTGGCAAATTTCTCTACTTTTGTCAGGAGAACCATCATCAATGATAATCAACTCAAAATTTGTATATGATTGTTGAAGGACTGAATTAATAGTATCAGCTACGTATTGTTCTACATTATAAACTGGAATAATTACAGAAACTTTTTTCATTTGATTTTTACCTTAAAATAATAGTTTAATTAACTGTAAGTTAGCCTTCTAGTAAAGGTTTTCTTAAACTAACAAAAGTCAATTGTGTTTCTGCTCTTAAAGCAAGACCTAACATCAACAGACCAGGCCAGTAAAGATAGGCTAAAAGGTCGAGTTCTTCGGTGAATGAAAAAAAGAAGAAAACTAATATGATACTCAATCCTGTTCTCGCGATCGCACTTCTATGTGCTTGAGTCACTAAATACACAAGACTCCACAAAAACGGCACAGCAAATGCTATAAA
It includes:
- a CDS encoding glycosyltransferase family 2 protein, producing the protein MKKVSVIIPVYNVEQYVADTINSVLQQSYTNFELIIIDDGSPDKSREICQNFNDPRIKIICQKNRGVAAARNTGIRHSQGEYLAFLDADDLWLPQKLEKHIEHLENSPNVGVSFSRSAFIDEEGKPLKLYQMSKLKDITPLDLLCRTPIGNGSAAVFRREVFAEIKFKNELDGTMEDFYFNEDRNLHPSEDVECWLRIAIQTKWKIEGVAAALTLYRVNPHGFSAQILKKLRSWETLLDKAQAYTPAQSMRQWKAPAMAYQLRHLTRRAVTLEAKSTAIELIHRALFTYWQILIEEPHRTLMTLAAAYSLFLLPRSLHSRLKDVAIKIVGAIQNRTLITEEYQQSV